In Aspergillus fumigatus Af293 chromosome 4, whole genome shotgun sequence, one genomic interval encodes:
- a CDS encoding putative protein kinase Yak1: MGSQWQPYQDPLMGRPAQFNNGLASTPQQLGPKYGGQPQQSQPPVGYTYEAFQTPGTAAKPPSAGANSKSVSMASSPAATPRSRDYVTDADTTMEDADPYNRAKYSARPNHHSRPSSQFFSPEESSAARRYSPMNVLSPSMSYNTSPGKSQNSYAFPPGPNNSRRSPTRALNYSSPAQSFQSPPSVSRPPRLPPLQPTEMSSDQFYPPSAGSQVNAHFGQDGRSPRSGSISGASKQAGRGPVPKFQKIKSVQELQPRINAQPPYRRANPEGGFISPLQALTSHLPATYRICNPSFNYESSRNPRRVLTKPSKGVKNDGYDNEDSDYILYVNDILGSEEAGHKNRYLILDVLGQGTFGQVVKCQNLKTQEVVAVKVIKNKTAYFNQSMMEVSVLDLLNSKYDKNDDHHLLRLKDTFIHRQHLCLVFELLSVNLYELIKQNQFRGLSTTLVRVFAQQLLNALSLLNKAHLIHCDLKPENILLKNLESPIIKVIDFGSACDERQTVYTYIQSRFYRSPEVLLGLPYSSAIDMWSLGCIVVELFLGLPLFPGSSEYNQVCRIVEMLGLPPTWMLEMGKQSGEFFEKTQDEFGRKTYRLKSLEQYSREHNTKEQPSKKYFQASTLEEIIRSYPMPRKNMKQAEIERELNNRVAFIDFVRGLLSINPLERWSPQQAKLHPFITQQKFTGPFVPPMNLKYSSLNKTIPPGIQQQQQAEAASKQRAAQAAHAQSAAQNAYSMQMNQFHTPSHGQPPPMYNGMFAGHQQGAPPPYPAQPPGYGHQMNLMPGQMPQSQYAPSQSLYAQATTRAGRQRASTMDHQGGGIPPTIQRVASHLDPNAPIRLQPSPAYYPPPPDGYVDNNAQRRRGSRAGAGQRNRDFIRTLEDGVLGGDGYMNQSQWH, translated from the exons ATGGGTTCTCAGTGGCAGCCGTACCAGGACCCCTTGATGGGACGTCCTGCGCAGTTCAATAATGGATTGGCGTCTACTCCTCAACAATTAGGCCCTAAGTATGGTGGTCAGCCACAGCAGTCTCAGCCGCCCGTGGGATATACCTATGAAGCCTTCCAAACGCCCGGAACAGCAGCGAAACCTCCTTCGGCCGGCGCAAACTCCAAATCGGTATCTATGGCGTCGTCACCAGCCGCAACGCCACGTAGCCGCGATTATGTCACCGATGCCGATACCACCATGGAGGATGCGGACCCGTACAACAGGGCGAAGTACTCTGCGCGACCGAATCATCATAGTCGACCCTCGTCTCAATTTTTCTCTCCTGAGGAGTCCTCGGCCGCCCGAAGGTACTCCCCGATGAATGTTCTGTCACCGTCCATGTCTTACAATACTAGTCCTGGAAAGTCTCAGAACTCATACGCTTTCCCACCCGGACCAAACAACTCTCGCCGGTCGCCGACCAGAGCTCTGAACTACTCCTCACCCGCTCAGTCATTTCAGTCGCCTCCCT CTGTGTCACGTCCTCCTCGGCTCCCTCCGCTACAGCCTACCGAGATGAGTTCCGACCAATTCTACCCGCCTTCAGCAGGATCCCAAGTCAACGCTCACTTTGGACAAGATGGCAGATCGCCCCGGTCGGGATCCATCTCGGGTGCGAGTAAGCAAGCCGGCCGAGGGCCAGTGCCGAAGTTTCAAAAGATCAAGTCGGTCCAGGAGCTCCAACCTCGCATTAATGCGCAGCCTCCATATAGACGTGCCAATCCAGAAGGTGGCTTCATTAGT CCCCTTCAAGCGTTAACCTCCCATCTTCCGGCCACATACCGTATCTGCAATCCAAGCTTCAATTACGAGTCTTCGCGGAATCCCAGACGTGTCCTAACGAAACCAAGCAAGGGAGTCAAAAACGACGGCTATGACAATGAGGACAGCGATTATATTCTCTATGTGAACGACATTcttggaagcgaagaagcgGGTCACAA GAATCGTTACCTCATTCTCGACGTGTTGGGCCAGGGGACGTTTGGTCAAGTCGTCAAGTGCCAAAATCTGAAAACCCAAGAGGTTGTTGCCGTGAAGGTCATTAAGAATAAGACTGCATACTTTAATCAGAGTATGATGGAAGTCTCGGTTTTGGACTTG CTTAACAGCAAGTACGACAAGAACGACGACCATCACCTGCTTCGTTTGAAGGATACTTTTATCCACCGGCAGCATCTCTGTCTGGTTTTTGAATTGCTCAGTGTCAATCTTTATGAATTGATCAAGCAAAACCAGTTTCGTGGTTTGAGCACAACTCTCGTCCGTGTTTTTGCTCAGCAACTTCTCAACGCGTTGAGTCTGTTAAACAAGGCGCATCTAATTCATTGTGATCTCAAGCCCGAGAACATATTACTGAAGAA TCTTGAGAGTCCAATTATCAAAGTCATCGATTTCGGCTCTGCTTGCGATGAGCGACAAACTGTCTACACGTATATCCAGTCGAGATTCTACCGTTCCCCCGAGGTGCTGCTTGGCTTACC TTACTCGTCTGCAATCGATATGTGGTCTCTTGGTTGCATCGTTGTCGAGCTCTTCCTTGGTCTGCCTCTTTTCCCTGGCTCCTCCGAATACAATCAGGTCTGTCGGATTGTGGAAATGCTTGGTCTACCACCGACGTGGATGCTTGAAATGGGCAAGCAGTCAGGTGAATTCTTTGAGAAGACCCAGGACGAGTTCGGTCGCAAGACATACCGGCTGAAAAGCCTGGAACAATACTCCCGCGAACATAACACGAAAGAACAACCGAGCAAAAAGTATTTCCAGGCTTCCACGCTGGAAGAAATCATTCGGAGCTATCCAATGCCTAGGAAGAATATGAAGCAAGCCGAGATCGAGCGAG AATTGAACAATCGAGTTGCTTTCATCGACTTTGTTCGTGGACTGCTGTCAATCAACCCTCTTGAGCGATGGTCGCCCCAACAAGCCAAGCTGCACCCTTTCATTACGCAGCAGAAGTTTACAGGGCCCTTCGTACCGCCAATGAATCTGAAATATTCCTCGCTCAACAAAACCATACCGCCTGGAAtacagcagcaacagcaggctgAGGCTGCTAGCAAACAGCGAGCTGCCCAAGCGGCACATGCTCAGTCAGCGGCCCAGAATGCATATTCGATGCAAATGAATCAGTTCCATACACCTTCTCATGGCCAACCCCCACCCATGTACAACGGCATGTTTGCCGGCCATCAGCAAggcgctcctcctccatatcCTGCCCAGCCGCCTGGCTACGGCCATCAAATGAACCTTATGCCAGGTCAGATGCCTCAATCGCAATATGCACCGTCTCAGAGTCTCTACGCTCAAGCAACCACTAGAGCTGGTCGCCAACGCGCATCCACCATGGACCATcagggaggaggaattcCGCCAACTATTCAACGCGTTGCCAGTCACCTGGACCCGAATGCCCCCATTCGACTCCAGCCCAGCCCAGCGTATTACCCGCCACCTCCTGACGGATATGTCGACAACAATGCTCAACGGCGCAGGGGAAGCCGTGCAGGGGCTGGTCAACGTAACCGAGACTTCATTCGGACTCTCGAGGACGGTGTCCTCGGCGGCGACGGCTATATGAACCAGAGCCAGTGGCACTGA
- the nip1 gene encoding translation initiation factor eIF3 core subunit c, whose amino-acid sequence MSSRFFYGGGSDSDSSSSDEEELYSDREEEEKSEEEESSEEEDETSEEEESDEETGARKFLKDVASDSEEEEEEEKVTVVKSAKDKRLDELENTIKLIENAKKINDWAVISTEFDKLNRQVAKITQSGPTPKIYIKAVADLEDFVNETVAKQKSGDKKLNASQAKGFNAAKQRIKKNNKDYGNLIDKYRKDKEDFMESDDEEAIPVIAAPRITKLERIEAPAAAIDDDGFATVGRGGKTLQYTPESILKHLRVIVESRGKKNTDRMEQIRTMEKLLEVAQTPYQRIRVYLTLISTRFDLTSTSSANYMAVDQWKSAEQDFSSLLSVLENNRDHVVFEGAEEWEDDEKQPTIAPGETLYIPGSIVSFAERLDDELTRSLQHIDPHTAEYIERLSDEKLLYTDLVRAQAYVEGLNEVEKTDPRQDSVNRVVMRRLEHVYFKPSQVITILEDATWKSLPSELDSSITPRASSGNVENLVLSLCNYLFKYSDGIIRARAMLCQIYFLALHDQYYRSRDLMLMSHLTENISNFDVSTQILFNRTLVQIGLCAFRSGLIYEAQNTLSEVCGSGRQKELLAQGIIMQRYSTVSPEQERLERQRQLPFHMHINLELLECIYLTSSMFLEVPLMAQTSSSPEMKRRVISKTFRRMLDYNERQVFTGPPENTRDGVIMSAKFLAAGDWKKAAEMLNSIKIWDLMPQPDKIKEMLSQQIQEEGLRTYLFTYAPFYDSLSIATLSNMFELSEKKISAIISRMISHEELAAALDQVNNAIVFRKGVELSRLQSQIVTLADKSMNLLEANEKTLEQRTQGMANAFQRDQGAGARGGRGSGRGGQARGGPRFPGGQQGRRPGGQQFGGGALGGAIKA is encoded by the exons ATGTCGTCGCGTTTCTTTTACGGCGGTGGTAGCGACAGCGACTCCAGCTCgtctgacgaggaggagcttTACAGCGAtcgcgaggaggaggaaaagtccgaggaggaagaatccagcgaggaggaagatgagacctcggaggaggaggagtccGACGAGGAAACAGGTGCAAGGAAGTTCTTGAAGGATGTTGCTTCCgacagcgaggaagaggaagaggaggagaaagtcaCGGTTGTCAAGAGTGCCAAGGATAAGAGATTggatgagcttgagaacaCTATCAAGCTGATTGAGAACGCCAAGAAGATTAACGACTGGGCTGTTATCTCGACAG AGTTCGACAAGCTGAACCGACAGGTTGCAAAGATCACGCAATCTGGTCCAACTCCCAAGATTTACATCAAAGCCGTTGCCGACCTTGAGGATTTCGTGAACGAAACTGTTGCCAAGCAGAAGTCTGGAGATAAGAAGCTGAACGCTAGCCAGGCCAAGGGCTTCAACGCTGCCAAGCAGCgtatcaagaagaataacaAGGACTATGGCAACCTGATCGACAAGTACcggaaggacaaggaggacTTTATGGAAagtgacgatgaggaggcCATCCCCGTTATTGCTGCTCCCCGCATCACCAAGTTGGAGCGTATTGAGGCGCCCGCCGCTGccatcgatgatgatggcttcGCAACCGTTGGCCGCGGTGGCAAGACTCTGCAGTACACCCCTGAGAGCATCCTGAAGCACCTCCGTGTGATCGTCGAGTCGcgaggaaagaagaacacAGACCGTATGGAGCAGATTcggacgatggagaagcttCTGGAGGTGGCTCAGACTCCTTATCAGCGCATCCGTGTTTACCTTACTCTCATTTCCACGCGTTTCGATCTCACATCCACGTCCAGTGCCAACTACATGGCCGTCGATCAGTGGAAGTCCGCCGAGCAGGACTTCTCGTCCCTGCTGTCGGTTTTGGAGAACAACCGTGACCATGTTGTGTTCGAAGGTGCCGAAGAATgggaagatgacgagaagCAACCCACCATCGCCCCCGGCGAGACCCTCTACATCCCCGGTAGCATTGTGTCTTTCGCCGAGAGACTCGACGACGAGCTTACTAGATCGCTGCAACACATCGACCCCCACACCGCTGAGTACATTGAGCGCCTGAGtgatgagaagctgctgtACACCGATCTCGTTCGCGCCCAAGCCTACGTCGAAGGTTTGAACGAAGTCGAGAAGACCGATCCCAGACAGGACAGTGTCAACCGGGTGGTCATGAGACGATTGGAGCACGTCTACTTCAAGCCCTCGCAGGTCATCACAATCCTTGAAGATGCCACATGGAAGTCCCTTCCCTCAGAGCTGGATTCTAGCATCACCCCTCGGGCTAGCAGTGGCAACGTCGAGAACCTCGTTTTGTCCCTGTGCAACTATCTGTTCAAGTACAGTGATGGTATCATCAGAGCCCGCGCGATGCTGTGCCAGATTTACTTCCTTGCCCTGCATGACCAGTACTACCGCTCTCGTGATCTGATGCTCATGTCCCATCTCACTGAGAATATTTCCAACTTTGACGTCAGCACTCAGATTCTCTTCAATCGAACGCTGGTGCAAATCGGTCTTTGCGCCTTCCGCTCCGGTCTCATCTACGAAGCTCAGAACACCCTTTCTGAAGTTTGCGGCAGTGGACGTCAAAAGGAGCTCCTGGCCCAGGGTATCATTATGCAGCGCTACTCCACGGTATCCCCGGAGCAGGAGCGTCTTGAGCGTCAGCGCCAGCTGCCGTTCCACATGCACATCAACCTGGAGCTGCTTGAGTGCATCTACCTCACCTCCAGCATGTTCCTGGAAGTTCCTCTGATGGCCCAgacttcctcttctcccgaGATGAAGCGCCGTGTCATTTCCAAGACCTTCCGCCGTATGTTGGATTACAATGAGCGCCAAGTCTTCACTGGTCCCCCGGAGAACACTCGTGACGGCGTGATCATGAGCGCTAAGTTCCTTGCCGCTGGTGACTGGAAGAAGGCTGCTGAGATGCTCAACTCAATCAAGATTTGGGATCTGATGCCCCAGCCcgacaagatcaaggagatgctTTCCCAGCAGATCCAGGAGGAGGGCCTGAGAACCTACCTTTTCACTTACGCTCCTTTCTACGACagcctctccatcgccaCCCTCTCCAACATGTTCGAGCTTtctgagaagaagatctCCGCCATCATCAGTCGTATGATCTCGCACGAAGAGCTGGCAGCTGCTCTGGATCAGGTCAACAACGCCATCGTCTTCCGCAAGGGCGTCGAGTTGTCGCGCCTCCAGTCCCAGATCGTCACGCTGGCCGATAAGTCCATGAACCTTCTGGAAGCCAACGAGAAGACTCTCGAGCAGCGCACCCAAGGCATGGCCAACGCCTTCCAGCGCGATCAGGGCGCCGGCGCCCGTGGTGGCCGTGGATCCGGACGCGGTGGTCAGGCCCGCGGTGGCCCCAGATTTCCCGGTGGCCAGCAAGGCCGTCGGCCCGGTGGACAGCAatttggtggtggtgcattGGGCGGAGCTATCAAGGCTTAA
- a CDS encoding ESCRT-II subunit protein SNF8 — translation MSTRRGVGLGAFANRTQTSQSYANHGANLRSAHLESLQTQLSVFQSLLHTFALEHGSTIKSNPTFRAEFARMCNAIGVDPLAASNVKGKNGRRGESASFWTQIMGGDMNDFYFEVAVRVVELCRSTRSDNGGLLGVEECRKKVGKGKAIGSGLEVTDDDVLRAVKSLGPLGSGFSIVQVGSKQYIRSIPKELNTDQATVLEAIQILGYVSLSMLQLNLNWTKARAQTVIDDLVADGLVWVDTQGEENEYWSPQNLLDDSG, via the exons ATGTCGACTCGTCGAGGTGTTGGACTCGGAGCCTTTGCGAATCGTACGCAAACAAGTCAATCCTATGCCAACCATGGCGCCAATCTTCGCTCTGCGCACCTTGAGTCCCTCCAAACACAACTGTCCGTATTCCAGTCGTTGCTTCACACCTTCGCACTAGAACATGGTTCAACAATAAAGTCGAATCCGACATTTCGAGCTGAATTTGCTCGCATGTGCAATGCTATCGGAGTGGATCCTCTTGCAGCAAGTAATGTGAAAGGGAAAAATGGCcggagaggagaaagtgcTAGCTTCTGGACGCAGATTATGGGCGGTGATATGAATGACTTCTATTTTGAGGTTGCTGTCCGAGTTGTGGAGCTCTGCAGATCCACAAGGAGCGATAATGGAGGCTTACTAGGTGTTGAGGAGTGTCGAAAAAAGGTTGGCAAAGGCAAAGCCATTGGGAGCGGCTTGGAGGTCACTGA TGATGATGTTCTCCGCGCTGTGAAATCCCTTGGGCCTCTTGGGTCTGGTTTCTCCATTGTGCAAGTCGGGAGCAAGCAATACATTCGCTCGATCCCCAAAGAGTTGAACACCGATCAGGCCACAGTCCTCGAGGCAATTCAAATACTGGGCTATGTCAGCTTGTCCATGTTGCAGTTGAACCTGAACTGGACAAAGGCCCGCGCACAAACTGTCATTGATGACCTTGTTGCAGACGGCCTAGTTTGGGTGGACACACAGGGCGAAGAGAATGAATACTGGTCGCCCCAAaatctccttgatgacaGCGGATGA
- a CDS encoding 60S ribosomal uL30 domain-containing protein, translated as MASTSTTVPTQDQVLVPETLLKKRKSQEQARAAAREEAQKRKEANKKKREAIFKRAEAYVKEYRDAEREKIRLARVARQQGNFYVPDEPKLAFVIRIKGINKIAPQPRKILQLLRLVQINNGTFVRLTKATQEMLTIINPYIAYGYPNLKSVRELIYKRGYGKVNKQRVPLTDNQVIEEALGKYGIVCMEDLIHEIYTVGPNFKQANNFLWPFKLSNPTGGFRTRKFKHYIEGGDTGNREENINALIRQMN; from the exons ATGGCCTCGACTTCTAC CACCGTCCCCACCCAGGACCAGGTCCTTGTCCCTGAGACCCTCctgaagaagcgcaagagcCAGGAGCAGGCTCGCGCTGCTGCCCGCGAGGAGgcgcagaagaggaaggag gccaacaagaagaagcgtgaGGCTATCTTCAAGCGTGCTGAGGCCTACGTCAAGGAGTACCGCGATGCTGAGCGTGAGAAGATCCGCCTTGCTCGCGTTGCTCGCCAGCAGGGTAACTTCTACGTCCCTGACGAGCCCAAGCTGGCCTTCGTTATCCGTATCAAGGG TATCAACAAGATTGCTCCTCAGCCTCGCaagatcctgcagcttctccgtTTGGTCCAGATCAACAACGGTACCTTCGTCCGTCTCACCAAGGCCACCCAGGAGATGTtgaccatcatcaacccCTACATCGCTTACGGTTACCCCAACCTCAAAAGTGTCCGTGAGCTCATCTACAAGCGTGGTTACGGAAAGGTCAACAAGCAGCGTGTCCCTCTTACCGACAACCAGGTCATTGAGGAGGCCCTCGGCAAGTACGGCATTGTCTGCATGGAGGATCTGATCCACGAGATCTACACTGTTGGCCCCAACTTCAAGCAGGCCAACAACTTCCTCTGGCCCTTCAAGCTCTCCAACCCCACTGGTGGCTTCCGCACCCGCAAGTTCAAGCACTACATCGAGGGTGGTGACACTGGTAACCGTgaggagaacatcaacgCCCTCATCAGacagatgaactag
- a CDS encoding TDA10 family protein, giving the protein MPELIDDKSQYCIPFLLKRLEAHQARYGNDSNNTPPFFLGLNGVQGAGKTVLVSTLQSTLRAAPYSLPVVTISLDDFYLTHEQQQILAKTFPSNPLLQHRGQPATHDLPLAEKVFESLCAGRPTAIPQYDKSAYSGQGDRVPESQWETVNGDGQDKIKVVIFEGWCVGFRALDEDVLREKWEAAVRQKDQGGYNGRLGYVKFEDVKAVNDALRKYDVLTDRLDALVHIDAQDLHFVYDWRQEQERTLRAIKGTGMTEEQVSHFVDGYYPSYELFTEALREGAFKPASNSTDTNWQGRQLRLIVNKERRVDEVIEI; this is encoded by the exons ATGCCTGAACTCATCGATGATAAATCGCAATACTGCATCCCATTCCTATTGAAACGGCTGGAAGCCCACCAGGCACGCTATGGGAATGACTCGAACAATACCCCGCCATTCTTCCTAGGACTCAATGGCGTCCAGGGAGCGGGCAAGACTGTGCTG GTTTCAACCCTTCAATCAACCCTTCGAGCAGCTCCATATTCCCTCCCGGTCGTCACCATCTCCCTGGATGATTTCTACCTCACCCATGAGCAACAACAGATACTAGCCAAAACCTTTCCTTCCAAtcctcttctccagcatcgCGGACAACCGGCAACTCACGATCTTCCTCTGGCCGAAAAAGTCTTTGAATCTCTATGTGCCGGCCGTCCTACTGCTATCCCGCAATATGACAAGTCTGCTTATTCGGGCCAGGGCGATCGTGTACCCGAGAGCCAATGGGAGACAGTCAACGGCGACGGACAAGACAAAATCAAAGTGGTTATCTTCGAAGGCTGGTGCGTTGGCTTCCGCGCCCTGGATGAAGATGTCCTTAGGGAGAAGTGGGAGGCTGCGGTCCGCCAGAAAGACCAGGGTGGTTATAATGGCCGCTTAGGGTATGTGAAGTTTGAAGATGTCAAGGCCGTCAATGACGCCTTGAGGAAGTACGATGTATTGACCGA CCGGCTCGACGCATTGGTTCATAT CGATGCGCAAGACCTCCACTTTGTCTACGACTGGAGACAGGAACAGGAGAGAACGCTGCGTGCAATCAAAGGAACGGGAATGACCGAGGAGCAGGTGTCTCACTTTGTTGATGGCT ATTACCCGTCTTATGAACTCTTCACTGAGGCACTTCGGGAAGGTGCCTTCAAGCCTGCGTCGAACTCAACAGACACCAACTGGCAAGGCAGACAGCTCCGTCTGATTGTGAATAAGGAGAGGAGGGTTGATGAAGTCATTGAGATTTAA